Genomic window (Gemmatimonadota bacterium):
GCACCGTCGCCACCGCGGCCGCCCCAGACCTCCACGACGACCCGATCAACGAAACTCATGCGAGTGGACTCCATCCATCGACGACCGATTCCCAGAGCTCCTTGACCGACTTCCAATGATCATAGGAGAGGAACGGGTTCACGAGGCCCAGCACGGCCTCTACATCAGCGATACTTGCGCCGGCATTCAACGCACCACGCAGGTGCGAATGGAGCTGACGCGGGGTGTCGAGCACAGCCGTCTGCACAATCACGCAGAACTCGCGGCGCGCGAGATCGAGCCCCGGCCGCGACAGTGTCCGGCCATAGCCCTCGACCATCATCCAGACGTCGAGTGCCGGATGCAGCTTGTTCACATTCTGACGAAGCTTGGCGTAGTTGTCGCCGTACACCGTTCGCAGTGTTTCTTCGCCGCGTCGGCTCCACTCCGCATACTCGGCGTAGTCGAGCCCGGCATCGCCATTCACGGCGGGTACACCAACGGCTTTCCGCCAGAGCGATGCGGCGATCAGTGTTCGCGGCCAGCCGCACATGAGGACGGACTGCAGCAGCAGTTCATCGACCCATTCGGGCGGGATACTTACCTCGAGCGCGTCGGTCACCTTGTCGCGCACCACCGGCTCTTCGCCCTGGGCGATGGCGGCGGCGAGTTCAACCAGGGCGCGCGTGGCGTCGTCGACCAGAGCACGTGGTTCCGTCATGAGGCCTCCTCACCAAGGACGAGAGGGTGAGTCATCGATGCACCGGTGGTCAAGTGAACCTCAGGCCGCCGAGCGTGCCGTAGAGCCCGGTCGGTTCGCGCCGCGTGTTCCGTATGATTGGCTCTCGCCAGGGCTGGAGCGCCGCACCGGGCCACTCGATCCCAGCACCGAAGCGGGCGGTGATCGTGTCGAGCACGGCGACCAGCGCGATCCCCGCACACCTCATGTCACCGTCTTCTACCTTGAGGGAGATACCGAGCCCGAGCTCGGGGAGTGAGGCCGAGTAGACCCCTTCGGCCCCAATCTTGGCGACCACCCGCCCTGGCCACGCCTGCATCAGGATGGTATCAAGCCGATCCGTGCCCGCGACCAGATGGGGCTCGCTCATCATCGCGTCGCGAATGGTGCGCATCGCCGGCTGATCGGACGCGCCGAGTCGTGCGTATGCCACGGCCATCCCGTGCAACGACAACGCCACCGCCGCGGCGGTGCAGCCGTCAACTCCCCACTGCAAGGCGTCCGGCGCGAGTCCAGACCATTCGGCAATTGTCGCCGCGACACGCTGTTGCACCGGGTGGCCGGATTCTTCATATCCCGCCGTGGGCCAGCCATGCAGCCGCGCCAGCGCAAGCAGACCGGCATGCTTGCCGGAGCAGTTGCTCCAGAGCGGGGTCGGCACGACATCGTCGTGGATCATCATGTCGGCGAGCGCCGGCCAGAGCGATGGATGACCGCCGCACGAGAGGTCGCTCTCGCTGAGCCCGAGCGCGGCAAGCCAGCGTGCGCCGACTTCGCGGTGGATCGGCTCGGCGTTGTGCGACCCGCAGGCAAGGGCGAGCATCGCGCGGTCGAGGCCGAACGACTCGACGCCACCATCTTCCACGAGCGGCAGGAGCTGGAACGGCTTCGCCGCCGAACGCCAGAAGGTCACCTGCGAGGGGTCTCCAGCCCACGCGACCATTTCGCCATCCGGACGGGTCACGGCGACCGAGACGCGATGGATCGATTCCACCAGGGGGCCGCGAACGGCGACGACAGCAAAGTCAGACATAGGCCGGCGAAGATACCCGGCCGCCTCCCTTGGTGGGTAGCTTCTGGAATGCACCTACGCAGACTCGCAGGCCCTGCGCTCGTCCTCGTATTCCTCGCCCTCCCGTCGGGCGCTCGCGCTCAGGGTTCGCCCTACCTGACACTCGATGACCCCGATCTGCCGCTCCTCGAGCACCTGATCAGCCGGGGCGATGTCACCGACCCGTCGCCATTCGTGCGGCCCTTCACACGTCGCGACGCGACTCGCGTCCTTCGGCAGGCCCAGCCATCGGCCGATTCCCA
Coding sequences:
- a CDS encoding carboxymuconolactone decarboxylase family protein — its product is MTEPRALVDDATRALVELAAAIAQGEEPVVRDKVTDALEVSIPPEWVDELLLQSVLMCGWPRTLIAASLWRKAVGVPAVNGDAGLDYAEYAEWSRRGEETLRTVYGDNYAKLRQNVNKLHPALDVWMMVEGYGRTLSRPGLDLARREFCVIVQTAVLDTPRQLHSHLRGALNAGASIADVEAVLGLVNPFLSYDHWKSVKELWESVVDGWSPLA
- a CDS encoding asparaginase, translating into MSDFAVVAVRGPLVESIHRVSVAVTRPDGEMVAWAGDPSQVTFWRSAAKPFQLLPLVEDGGVESFGLDRAMLALACGSHNAEPIHREVGARWLAALGLSESDLSCGGHPSLWPALADMMIHDDVVPTPLWSNCSGKHAGLLALARLHGWPTAGYEESGHPVQQRVAATIAEWSGLAPDALQWGVDGCTAAAVALSLHGMAVAYARLGASDQPAMRTIRDAMMSEPHLVAGTDRLDTILMQAWPGRVVAKIGAEGVYSASLPELGLGISLKVEDGDMRCAGIALVAVLDTITARFGAGIEWPGAALQPWREPIIRNTRREPTGLYGTLGGLRFT